The following are encoded in a window of Mycobacterium vicinigordonae genomic DNA:
- a CDS encoding RelA/SpoT family protein: MADEKSVLQAAAPPTEPLPVSEVPEPPVEQLKTTSSASRRVRARLARRMTARSSAINPVLEPLVAVHREVYPKADLSMLQRAYEVANQRHATQMRHSGDPYITHPLAVANILAELGMDTTTLVAALLHDTVEDTGYTIEALSEEFGEEVGHLVDGVTKLDRVVLGSAAEGETIRKMITAMARDPRVLVIKVADRLHNMRTMRFLPPEKQARKARETLEVIAPLAHRLGMASVKWELEDLAFAILHPKKYEEIVRLVAGRAPSRDTYLAKVRAEITSTLSASKIKATVESRPKHYWSIYQKMIVKGRDFDDIHDLVGIRILCDEIRDCYAAVGVVHSLWQPMAGRFKDYIAQPRYGVYQSLHTTVVGPEGKPLEVQIRTRDMHHTAEFGIAAHWRYKETKGRNGVPHPNTAAEIDDMAWMRQLLDWQREAADPGEFLESLRYDLAVQEIFVFSPKGDVFTLPAGSTPVDFAYAVHTEVGHRCIGARVNGRLVALERKLENGEVVEVFTSKAHTAGPSRDWQQFVVSPRAKTKIRQWFAKERREEALEAGKEAISREVRRGGLPLQRLVNGGSMAAVAHELHYTDVSAMYTAIGEGHVSARHVVQRLVAELGGIDQAEEDLAERSTPATMPRRPRSTEDVGVSVPGAPGVLTKLAKCCTPVPGDQIMGFVTRGGGVSVHRTDCTNAASLQQQAERIIEVLWAPSPSSVFLVAIQVEALDRHRLLSDVTRVLADEKVNILSASVTTSGDRVAISRFTFEMGDPKHLGHLLNVVRNVEGVYDVYRVTSAS, translated from the coding sequence GTGGCGGACGAAAAGAGCGTGCTGCAGGCTGCCGCGCCGCCCACCGAGCCGCTACCCGTCAGCGAGGTGCCCGAGCCGCCGGTTGAGCAACTCAAGACCACTAGCAGCGCGTCCCGCCGGGTCCGGGCTCGGTTGGCCCGACGGATGACCGCGCGCAGCAGCGCCATCAACCCCGTCCTTGAGCCGCTGGTGGCGGTGCACCGCGAGGTCTACCCGAAGGCCGACCTCTCGATGCTGCAGCGCGCATACGAGGTCGCCAACCAGCGGCACGCCACGCAAATGCGGCACTCCGGGGACCCCTACATCACTCATCCGCTAGCCGTGGCCAACATCCTGGCCGAGTTGGGCATGGACACCACCACATTGGTGGCCGCGCTGCTGCACGACACCGTCGAGGACACCGGGTACACCATCGAGGCGCTGTCCGAGGAATTCGGCGAGGAGGTGGGTCACCTCGTCGACGGGGTGACCAAGCTGGACCGTGTCGTGCTGGGCAGTGCCGCCGAGGGCGAAACCATTCGCAAGATGATTACCGCGATGGCCCGTGACCCGCGGGTGCTGGTGATCAAGGTGGCCGACCGGCTGCACAACATGCGCACCATGCGGTTCCTGCCTCCGGAGAAGCAGGCTCGCAAGGCCCGCGAAACGCTGGAAGTCATTGCGCCCCTGGCGCATCGGCTCGGTATGGCCAGCGTCAAATGGGAGCTGGAGGACTTGGCGTTCGCGATTCTGCATCCCAAGAAGTACGAGGAGATCGTCCGGCTGGTCGCCGGCCGTGCCCCGTCCCGCGACACCTACCTGGCCAAGGTTCGCGCCGAGATCACCTCGACGTTAAGCGCATCGAAGATCAAGGCGACGGTGGAGAGCCGCCCCAAGCACTACTGGTCGATCTATCAGAAGATGATCGTCAAGGGCCGCGACTTCGACGACATCCACGACCTGGTCGGAATCCGGATCCTGTGCGACGAGATTCGGGACTGCTATGCCGCGGTGGGTGTGGTGCACTCGCTGTGGCAGCCGATGGCGGGGCGCTTCAAGGACTACATCGCCCAGCCTCGATACGGGGTGTACCAGTCGCTGCACACCACTGTCGTCGGGCCGGAAGGCAAACCGCTGGAAGTGCAGATCCGTACCCGCGACATGCACCACACCGCCGAATTCGGCATCGCCGCGCACTGGCGCTACAAGGAAACCAAGGGACGCAACGGAGTTCCGCATCCGAACACGGCCGCCGAGATCGACGACATGGCTTGGATGCGTCAGCTGCTCGACTGGCAGCGGGAAGCTGCCGACCCCGGCGAGTTCCTGGAGTCCCTGCGCTACGACCTTGCGGTACAAGAGATTTTCGTGTTCTCGCCCAAAGGCGATGTCTTCACGCTGCCGGCCGGCTCCACGCCGGTGGACTTCGCCTACGCCGTCCACACCGAGGTCGGGCACCGCTGCATCGGCGCCCGGGTCAACGGCCGCTTGGTAGCGCTGGAACGCAAGCTCGAAAATGGGGAAGTCGTGGAGGTTTTCACCTCCAAGGCGCACACCGCGGGGCCTTCGCGGGACTGGCAGCAGTTTGTGGTGTCGCCGCGGGCTAAGACCAAGATCCGGCAGTGGTTCGCCAAGGAACGCCGTGAGGAAGCACTGGAGGCCGGCAAGGAGGCCATTTCCCGCGAGGTTCGCCGGGGCGGACTTCCGTTGCAGCGCTTGGTAAATGGCGGGTCGATGGCCGCGGTGGCGCATGAGTTGCACTACACCGACGTGTCGGCGATGTACACCGCGATCGGTGAGGGGCACGTCTCGGCGCGGCACGTCGTGCAACGCTTGGTGGCCGAACTCGGCGGCATCGATCAGGCCGAGGAGGACCTGGCCGAACGTTCCACGCCGGCGACCATGCCGCGGCGCCCGCGCAGCACCGAGGACGTCGGTGTCTCGGTTCCTGGCGCGCCGGGCGTGCTGACCAAGCTGGCCAAGTGCTGCACTCCGGTGCCCGGCGACCAGATCATGGGTTTCGTCACCCGCGGGGGTGGGGTCAGCGTGCACCGCACCGACTGCACCAATGCCGCGTCCCTGCAGCAGCAGGCGGAGCGGATCATCGAGGTGCTCTGGGCCCCGTCGCCGTCGTCGGTGTTCCTGGTGGCGATCCAGGTGGAGGCGCTGGACCGGCACCGGCTGCTTTCGGATGTGACGCGGGTGCTGGCCGACGAGAAGGTGAACATCCTGTCGGCGTCGGTCACCACGTCGGGTGACCGGGTGGCGATCAGCCGGTTTACCTTCGAGATGGGCGACCCCAAGCACCTGGGGCATCTGCTGAACGTGGTGCGTAACGTCGAGGGCGTTTACGACGTGTACCGGGTGACGTCAGCTTCCTGA
- a CDS encoding serine/threonine-protein kinase gives MTDSSFGRYQLQGLLGRGGMGQVYRAYDTQTDRVVAIKLLPPHLVEDEEFQQRFRREARIAASLSDPHVVPIHSFGAIDGRLYVDMRLVDGRDLVKFIAEKGGRLTPAQTVAIIDQTAAALESAHRAGLVHRDVKPSNILVAHARDFVYLIDFGLARAQTDTSLTSTGQTMGTLAYLAPERFRGITDSRADVYSLGCVLYECLTGSRPFPGDTYEEQISAHFHAPPPRPAAVFHDVPPAFDAVVARALAKDPRTRFQTVTELGDAARAALGGAAVALPPPPPDTGPDYSPQPVKAGSRAALIATVAGSGLTLVLVAAAVAFFASGNDAPPDKPTPVTTTSVTSSEYPESSDSSEPMTESTVTTTVTSEPTEETP, from the coding sequence GTGACCGATAGCTCATTCGGTCGGTACCAGTTACAGGGATTGCTGGGACGCGGCGGCATGGGTCAGGTCTACCGCGCCTACGACACCCAGACCGACCGCGTCGTGGCGATCAAGCTGCTTCCCCCGCACCTGGTCGAGGACGAGGAGTTCCAGCAACGATTCCGCCGCGAAGCCCGTATCGCCGCCAGCCTCAGCGACCCGCATGTTGTGCCCATTCACAGCTTCGGCGCGATCGACGGGCGACTGTATGTCGACATGCGGCTGGTCGACGGCCGCGACCTGGTGAAGTTCATCGCCGAGAAGGGCGGGCGGCTGACCCCCGCACAGACGGTGGCAATCATCGACCAGACGGCGGCAGCCTTAGAAAGCGCGCATCGCGCCGGGTTGGTGCACCGGGACGTCAAGCCGTCCAACATCCTGGTCGCTCACGCCCGGGATTTTGTCTACCTGATCGACTTCGGGCTGGCAAGGGCCCAAACCGACACCTCGCTCACTAGCACCGGGCAGACGATGGGCACCCTGGCCTATCTGGCCCCCGAAAGATTCAGGGGCATAACGGATTCCCGCGCTGACGTGTATTCCCTGGGCTGCGTGCTCTACGAATGCCTGACCGGATCCAGACCGTTTCCCGGCGACACGTATGAAGAGCAGATCTCTGCTCACTTCCACGCCCCACCCCCGCGCCCGGCGGCCGTGTTTCACGACGTGCCACCGGCCTTCGACGCGGTGGTCGCGCGAGCACTGGCCAAGGATCCGCGGACGCGGTTTCAGACGGTGACCGAACTCGGCGACGCCGCCCGGGCGGCGCTGGGCGGTGCAGCCGTCGCGTTACCCCCGCCACCGCCCGATACGGGGCCGGACTACTCGCCGCAGCCGGTCAAGGCGGGCAGTCGCGCCGCGCTGATCGCGACCGTCGCCGGCTCGGGCCTGACGCTGGTTCTGGTGGCCGCAGCGGTGGCGTTCTTCGCCAGCGGTAACGACGCTCCCCCGGACAAGCCGACACCAGTCACCACGACCAGCGTGACGAGCAGTGAGTACCCCGAGTCGTCCGACAGCTCGGAGCCGATGACGGAGAGCACGGTGACGACCACCGTCACCTCCGAACCAACCGAGGAGACACCGTAA
- a CDS encoding protein kinase domain-containing protein — protein sequence MAAQPFGRYQLLDMLGRGGMGEVYRAHDTITERIVAVKVLPADLAGDAAFEQRFRREARTAATINDPHVVPIHNYGEIDGRLYVDMRLIEGRDLGTLIADEGGRLNAARAVAIIEQVASALDSAHQEQLVHRDVKPSNILITGRDFAYLIDFGIARAAADTAMTKTGHMIGTLAYMAPERFNGTTDPGSDVYALACVLYECLTGERPYPGDSLEEQVAGHLTKPPPRPSVRCPDLPQALDAVIARGMAKNPQDRYRTASEFARAARVALTGPVGSAWTTPIAHAPAPHPAIQPAGFPGWPPASEHLRTEPNFGVQPERQQRAELARRRRIQWIAGGAVAAAVAVVAVVTAVAVAVGTDDHSGSTTSRGTSVDSSFASPPPAQFGSATPLPPFRPSSGVGANCQYPATSERAAKEVKPPRTGTVPTDPAQVSVSMVTNQGNIGLMLANNESPCTVNSFISLATQGYFKDTKCHRLTTAKALSVLQCGHPAGNGTGGPGYQFGNEYPTDQYPAQDPKLQQPVVYPRGTLAMANAGPDTNGSQFFLVYRDSALPPNYTVFGTVQADGLATLDRIAAAGVVGGGQDGSPATDVVITSVLPD from the coding sequence GTGGCAGCACAGCCGTTCGGCCGGTATCAACTTCTCGATATGTTGGGCCGCGGCGGAATGGGTGAGGTCTACCGGGCCCACGACACGATCACCGAACGCATCGTTGCCGTCAAGGTGCTGCCCGCGGACCTCGCCGGGGACGCGGCATTCGAGCAACGATTCCGTCGCGAGGCGCGCACGGCGGCGACCATCAACGACCCGCACGTGGTGCCCATCCACAACTACGGCGAGATCGACGGTCGATTGTATGTCGACATGCGGCTCATCGAGGGCCGCGACTTGGGCACGCTCATCGCCGACGAGGGTGGACGACTCAACGCCGCACGAGCCGTAGCGATCATCGAACAGGTGGCCAGCGCACTGGACAGCGCGCACCAGGAGCAATTGGTACATCGCGATGTGAAGCCGTCGAATATCTTGATCACCGGGCGCGACTTCGCCTATCTCATCGACTTCGGGATCGCCCGGGCAGCGGCGGACACCGCGATGACCAAGACCGGGCACATGATCGGCACGCTGGCCTACATGGCACCCGAACGTTTCAACGGCACAACGGATCCGGGTTCGGACGTATACGCCTTGGCCTGCGTGCTCTACGAATGCCTCACCGGCGAGCGGCCCTACCCCGGCGACAGTCTCGAGGAGCAGGTCGCGGGCCACCTGACGAAGCCGCCGCCGCGTCCGTCGGTGCGCTGTCCCGACCTACCGCAAGCGCTGGACGCGGTGATTGCTCGGGGTATGGCCAAGAACCCCCAGGACCGGTACCGAACTGCGTCCGAGTTCGCCAGAGCCGCGCGAGTAGCCCTGACCGGCCCGGTCGGCTCCGCGTGGACCACCCCCATTGCGCACGCACCAGCCCCCCACCCTGCGATCCAACCTGCCGGCTTTCCCGGCTGGCCCCCGGCCAGCGAACACTTGCGCACGGAGCCGAATTTTGGGGTGCAGCCAGAGCGCCAGCAACGCGCCGAGCTGGCCCGACGACGCCGAATTCAGTGGATCGCCGGCGGGGCGGTTGCCGCGGCGGTTGCGGTCGTCGCCGTGGTGACCGCCGTCGCCGTCGCGGTCGGGACGGACGACCACAGCGGCTCGACCACGTCGCGGGGCACCTCGGTCGACTCCAGCTTCGCCAGCCCGCCACCTGCACAATTCGGCAGCGCGACACCGCTCCCGCCGTTTCGGCCGTCGTCCGGCGTCGGGGCAAACTGCCAGTACCCGGCAACGTCGGAACGGGCTGCCAAGGAAGTCAAACCGCCGCGCACCGGCACGGTACCCACCGACCCCGCCCAGGTCAGCGTCAGCATGGTGACCAACCAGGGCAACATCGGTTTGATGCTGGCCAATAACGAATCCCCTTGCACCGTCAACAGTTTCATCAGTCTCGCCACTCAGGGCTATTTCAAGGACACAAAGTGTCACCGCCTGACTACGGCAAAGGCGCTGTCGGTACTGCAGTGCGGCCACCCCGCTGGTAACGGCACCGGCGGTCCGGGCTACCAATTCGGCAACGAATACCCCACTGACCAATACCCCGCGCAGGACCCCAAGCTGCAGCAACCGGTCGTCTATCCACGCGGCACCCTGGCCATGGCCAACGCCGGACCCGACACCAACGGCAGCCAATTCTTCCTCGTCTACCGCGACTCCGCGTTGCCGCCCAACTACACGGTGTTTGGCACCGTCCAGGCCGATGGACTGGCTACCCTGGACAGGATCGCCGCGGCGGGTGTGGTAGGAGGTGGCCAGGACGGATCGCCCGCCACCGACGTGGTGATCACCTCAGTTTTGCCCGACTAG
- a CDS encoding peptidylprolyl isomerase: MPTNKQRRETAKRKLERQLERRAQQAKRRRILTIAGAGVAAVAVVAAVVVAVVVSKNDHKGKPSASTTPSSATSGSAATNLPPVDLAGAVPMPQFKAPANLGANCQYPATKDEKAAKEVKPPRTGKVPTEPAQVSVSMVTNQGNIGLMLTNNQSPCTVNSFISLATQGFFKDTKCHRLVASAGLSVLQCGDPTGTGTGGPGYDFANEFPTNQFPPNDPKLKQPVIYPRGTLAMAHSEKPNSNGSQFFMVYRDSALPPDYTVFGTIQADGLTTLDKIASAGVAGGGPEGAPATDVVITSVLPD, translated from the coding sequence GTGCCAACGAACAAGCAGCGACGGGAAACCGCCAAGCGCAAACTCGAGCGACAGCTGGAGCGCCGTGCCCAGCAGGCCAAGAGGCGACGCATCCTGACCATCGCCGGTGCTGGAGTGGCCGCGGTCGCCGTGGTGGCGGCAGTGGTGGTCGCCGTCGTCGTCAGCAAGAACGACCACAAAGGCAAACCGTCGGCGTCGACCACGCCCAGCAGCGCGACCTCAGGTTCGGCTGCCACGAATCTGCCGCCCGTCGACCTCGCCGGCGCTGTGCCGATGCCGCAGTTCAAAGCTCCGGCCAACTTGGGCGCCAATTGTCAGTACCCAGCGACCAAAGACGAGAAGGCCGCCAAGGAAGTCAAGCCGCCGCGCACCGGCAAAGTACCCACCGAGCCCGCCCAGGTCAGCGTCAGCATGGTGACCAACCAGGGCAACATCGGTTTGATGCTGACCAACAACCAATCCCCCTGCACGGTCAACAGTTTCATTAGTCTCGCCACGCAGGGCTTCTTCAAGGACACCAAATGCCATCGGCTGGTCGCGTCCGCGGGGCTCTCTGTCCTGCAGTGCGGCGACCCCACCGGCACCGGCACCGGCGGACCGGGCTACGACTTCGCCAACGAATTCCCCACCAATCAGTTCCCGCCCAACGATCCCAAGCTCAAGCAGCCCGTTATCTATCCGCGCGGCACCCTGGCCATGGCTCACTCGGAAAAGCCGAACAGCAACGGCAGCCAGTTCTTCATGGTCTACCGCGACTCGGCATTGCCGCCCGACTACACGGTGTTCGGCACGATCCAGGCCGACGGGCTGACCACCTTGGACAAGATCGCCTCGGCGGGTGTCGCCGGTGGCGGTCCCGAAGGTGCGCCCGCGACCGATGTGGTGATCACCTCCGTGCTACCTGACTGA
- a CDS encoding MBL fold metallo-hydrolase: MLITGFPAGLLQCNCYVLAERPGADAVIVDPGQRAMGQLRRILDQNRLTPAAVLITHGHIDHIWSAQKVSDTFGCPTYIHPEDRFMLKDPIYGLGPRAAQLVAGAFFREPKQVVELDRDGDKIDLGGISVNVDHTPGHTRGSVCFRVLADKDLVFTGDTLFERSIGRTDLFGGSGRDLLRSIVDKLLVLDDETVILPGHGNPTTIGAERRFNPFLEGLSP, encoded by the coding sequence GTGTTGATCACCGGATTTCCCGCCGGGTTGTTGCAATGCAACTGCTACGTGCTGGCCGAGCGGCCAGGCGCCGACGCCGTCATTGTCGACCCGGGCCAGCGCGCGATGGGCCAGTTGCGGCGCATCCTCGACCAGAACCGGCTGACCCCGGCCGCGGTGCTGATCACCCATGGCCACATCGACCACATCTGGTCTGCGCAGAAGGTGTCCGACACCTTCGGCTGCCCCACCTACATCCACCCGGAAGACCGGTTCATGCTGAAGGACCCGATCTACGGGCTGGGCCCGCGGGCAGCGCAGCTGGTGGCTGGCGCGTTCTTCCGGGAGCCTAAGCAGGTCGTCGAGCTGGACCGCGACGGCGACAAGATCGACCTCGGCGGTATCTCAGTCAACGTCGACCACACCCCAGGCCACACCCGCGGATCGGTGTGTTTCCGAGTGCTTGCCGACAAAGACCTGGTGTTTACCGGCGATACGTTGTTCGAGCGGTCCATCGGCCGCACTGACTTGTTCGGCGGCAGCGGCCGGGACCTGCTGCGTTCGATCGTCGACAAATTGCTGGTGCTCGATGACGAGACGGTGATACTCCCGGGCCACGGCAACCCGACGACCATCGGCGCCGAGCGTCGCTTCAACCCGTTCCTCGAAGGTTTGAGCCCGTGA
- the hisS gene encoding histidine--tRNA ligase, with translation MSEFVAPKGVPDYFPPDSAQFVAVRDGLLDAARRAGYGHIELPIFEETALFARGVGESTDVVSKEMYTFADRGDRSVTLRPEGTAGVVRAVIEHGLDRGGLPVKLCYAGPFFRYERPQAGRYRQLQQVGVEAIGVDDPALDAEVIAVADAGFRSLGLDGFRLEITSLGDDSCRPQYRELLQEFLFGLELDDETRRRAEINPLRVLDDKRPEVRAKTADAPVLLDHLSDAAKQHFDTVLSHLDALGVAYVVNPRMVRGLDYYTKTTFEFVHDGLGAQSGIGGGGRYDGLMRQLGGQDLSGIGFGLGVDRTLLALRAEGKSVGSTARCEVFGVPLSEAAKLRLAVLGGELRAAGVRVDLAYGDRGLKGAMRAADRSGARFALVVGDRDLDAGVVGVKDLASGEQVSIPVDAVVTEVLSRLG, from the coding sequence GTGAGCGAATTCGTGGCCCCCAAAGGGGTGCCGGACTACTTCCCGCCCGACTCGGCGCAGTTCGTCGCCGTGCGCGATGGGCTGCTGGACGCGGCCCGGCGCGCCGGGTACGGCCACATCGAGCTGCCGATCTTCGAGGAGACCGCGCTGTTCGCGCGCGGCGTCGGCGAATCCACCGACGTGGTGTCCAAGGAGATGTACACCTTCGCCGACCGCGGCGACCGCTCGGTGACGTTGCGGCCCGAGGGTACCGCCGGGGTGGTGCGCGCGGTCATCGAACACGGCCTGGATCGCGGCGGGCTGCCGGTCAAGCTCTGTTATGCGGGGCCGTTCTTCCGCTACGAACGTCCGCAGGCCGGCCGCTACCGGCAGCTGCAGCAGGTGGGTGTCGAGGCGATCGGCGTCGACGACCCGGCCCTGGACGCCGAGGTGATTGCGGTGGCCGACGCCGGCTTCCGGTCGCTGGGGCTGGACGGGTTCCGGCTGGAGATCACTTCGCTGGGCGACGATAGTTGCCGGCCCCAATATCGAGAACTGTTGCAGGAGTTCTTGTTTGGACTGGAATTGGACGACGAGACCCGGCGCCGCGCGGAGATCAACCCGCTGCGTGTGCTGGACGACAAGCGTCCTGAGGTCAGGGCCAAGACGGCGGACGCGCCGGTTTTGCTCGATCACCTCTCTGATGCGGCCAAGCAACACTTTGACACCGTGCTGTCGCACCTGGACGCGCTGGGCGTGGCCTACGTCGTCAACCCGCGCATGGTGCGCGGGCTGGACTATTACACCAAGACCACCTTCGAGTTCGTGCACGACGGGCTGGGCGCCCAGTCTGGCATCGGCGGTGGCGGGCGCTACGACGGGCTGATGCGTCAGTTGGGCGGACAAGACCTGTCCGGCATCGGTTTTGGGCTCGGCGTGGACCGCACGCTGCTGGCGTTGCGGGCCGAGGGCAAAAGCGTTGGGTCTACGGCGCGCTGCGAGGTGTTCGGGGTGCCGCTGAGCGAGGCGGCCAAGCTGCGGCTGGCGGTGCTCGGCGGCGAGCTGCGGGCCGCCGGGGTGCGCGTCGATCTGGCCTATGGCGACCGGGGTCTCAAGGGCGCGATGCGCGCGGCCGACCGCTCGGGGGCCCGCTTTGCTTTGGTAGTGGGGGATCGCGATCTCGACGCCGGGGTGGTGGGTGTGAAGGATCTGGCAAGCGGGGAGCAGGTCTCGATTCCGGTGGATGCTGTCGTTACCGAGGTGCTTTCGCGATTGGGCTGA
- a CDS encoding Rv2578c family radical SAM protein, with product MRWSDQVVAVNGSAVDDGALPGLQRIGFVRTVRVPQFEGMTFHEVLCKSALNKVPNAAALPFQYTVNGYRGCSHACRYCFARPTHEYLDFDSGADFDTQVVVKTNVAEVLSRELRRPSWQRETVALGTNTDPYQRAEGRYALMPGIITALAASRTPLSILTKGTLLRRDLKLITEAAQQVPMSVSISLAVGDAELHRDVEPGTPTPQARLALISAIREANLDCHVMVAPVLPYLTDSVEHLDDLLGQIAAAGATGVTVFGLHLRGSTRGWFMSWLAHTHPELVSRYRELYRRGAYLPQAYREMLRERARPLVAKYRLSGDSRRTTPAAAAIAMPEPVQQTLF from the coding sequence ATGCGCTGGTCCGATCAAGTGGTAGCTGTCAACGGATCTGCCGTCGACGACGGCGCGCTCCCCGGCCTGCAGCGGATCGGCTTCGTCCGAACCGTGCGGGTGCCGCAGTTCGAAGGCATGACTTTTCACGAGGTGCTATGCAAGTCCGCACTTAACAAGGTGCCGAACGCAGCCGCCCTGCCTTTCCAGTACACGGTCAACGGCTACCGCGGGTGCTCGCACGCCTGCCGCTACTGTTTCGCCCGCCCTACCCACGAGTACCTGGACTTCGATTCCGGTGCCGACTTCGACACCCAGGTCGTCGTCAAGACCAACGTGGCCGAGGTGCTAAGCCGCGAACTCCGCAGGCCGTCCTGGCAGCGCGAGACCGTTGCCTTGGGCACCAACACCGATCCATACCAACGCGCTGAGGGCCGGTACGCGCTGATGCCCGGCATCATCACCGCGCTCGCCGCCTCCCGGACGCCGCTGTCGATCTTGACCAAGGGGACATTGCTGCGCCGCGACCTCAAGCTCATAACCGAAGCGGCCCAGCAGGTTCCGATGTCGGTGTCGATATCGCTGGCGGTCGGGGACGCCGAACTGCACCGAGACGTCGAGCCGGGCACGCCCACGCCGCAGGCCCGGTTGGCGCTGATCTCGGCAATCCGCGAGGCCAATCTGGACTGCCATGTCATGGTGGCCCCGGTGCTGCCGTACCTCACCGACTCGGTCGAGCACCTCGACGACCTGTTGGGCCAGATCGCGGCCGCCGGGGCTACCGGCGTGACCGTCTTCGGTCTGCATCTGCGCGGATCGACGCGCGGTTGGTTCATGTCCTGGCTGGCCCACACACATCCCGAACTGGTCAGCCGGTATCGCGAGCTGTACCGCCGCGGCGCTTACCTGCCGCAGGCCTACCGCGAAATGCTGCGCGAGCGCGCCCGACCATTGGTCGCGAAGTATCGTCTGAGCGGCGACAGCCGTCGGACCACGCCCGCCGCCGCGGCCATCGCGATGCCTGAGCCCGTCCAGCAGACGCTGTTCTAA
- a CDS encoding purple acid phosphatase family protein: protein MTDDPERSGISRRALLGTGATAAVLGAGAGVGGAALLWSKSHAPGAWVQPDRTGAPPVGGLHLQYGRDAATEVAVSWHTTDAVRNPRVLLGTPTGGLGNGVAAETRTYRDAKSGTEVRVNHARLVGLTPDTDYIYAAVHDGATPELGSIRTAPSGRKPLRFTSFGDQSTPSLGRLTNGTYVSDNIGSPAAGDTTAAIERMAPLFNLVNGDLCYANLAHDRIRTWSDWFVNNSRSARHRPWMPAAGNHENELGNGPVGYGAYQAYFEVPDSGAAAELRGLWYSFTAGSVRVISLNNDDIAYQDGGNSYVHGYSGGAQRRWLAGELAAARRDPGIDWLVICMHQTAISTAKGNGADLGIRQEWLPLFDQYHVDLVLCGHEHHYERSHPLRGVMGNDTRTPTPVDTRSDVIDVTRGTVHLVIGGGGTSRPTNGLFFPDLRCRVITGVGEFDPAIGRKAPIYVMEDAPWSAFRDRDNPYGFVAFDVDPGEAGGNTSIKATYYVVTGPYGATRAVDQFTLTKPRG from the coding sequence ATGACCGACGACCCGGAACGCTCAGGCATCAGCCGGCGCGCGCTGTTGGGTACCGGGGCCACAGCGGCCGTGCTCGGCGCCGGCGCCGGGGTGGGCGGTGCGGCGCTGCTGTGGTCGAAGTCGCACGCCCCCGGGGCCTGGGTTCAGCCCGACCGCACCGGCGCCCCGCCAGTGGGCGGCCTGCACCTGCAGTACGGCCGCGACGCCGCCACCGAGGTGGCGGTCTCCTGGCACACCACCGACGCCGTGCGCAATCCGCGCGTCCTGCTTGGGACGCCGACCGGAGGCCTAGGCAACGGCGTGGCGGCCGAGACTCGCACGTATCGGGATGCGAAGTCGGGCACCGAAGTTCGCGTCAACCATGCCCGGCTCGTCGGCCTGACCCCAGACACCGACTACATCTACGCCGCGGTGCACGATGGCGCCACCCCCGAACTCGGCTCGATCCGGACGGCGCCGTCCGGACGAAAACCGCTTCGCTTCACCAGTTTCGGCGATCAGTCGACGCCAAGCCTGGGCCGGTTGACCAACGGTACCTACGTCAGTGACAACATCGGCTCCCCCGCGGCGGGCGACACCACCGCGGCGATCGAACGGATGGCGCCGCTGTTCAACTTGGTCAACGGCGACCTGTGCTACGCCAACCTGGCACACGACCGGATCCGCACCTGGTCGGATTGGTTCGTCAACAACTCCCGATCAGCCCGGCACCGGCCGTGGATGCCCGCAGCGGGCAATCACGAGAACGAATTGGGCAACGGGCCAGTCGGTTACGGCGCCTACCAGGCCTACTTCGAGGTGCCGGATTCGGGGGCGGCCGCCGAGCTGCGCGGATTGTGGTACTCCTTCACGGCCGGTTCGGTGCGGGTGATCAGCCTCAACAACGACGACATCGCCTATCAGGACGGCGGTAACTCGTATGTGCACGGCTATTCCGGCGGTGCGCAGAGGCGTTGGCTTGCTGGCGAACTCGCGGCGGCACGGCGTGATCCGGGTATCGACTGGCTGGTGATCTGCATGCACCAGACCGCGATCTCGACCGCCAAGGGCAACGGCGCCGACCTAGGAATACGCCAGGAGTGGCTGCCGCTGTTCGACCAATATCACGTCGATCTCGTGTTGTGCGGCCACGAGCATCACTACGAGCGGTCCCATCCGCTGCGCGGCGTAATGGGCAACGACACCCGCACGCCGACCCCCGTCGACACCCGCAGCGACGTCATCGACGTGACCCGGGGAACGGTGCACCTCGTCATCGGCGGAGGCGGCACGTCGCGACCGACCAACGGCTTGTTCTTTCCCGACCTGCGGTGCCGGGTGATCACTGGCGTCGGTGAATTCGATCCCGCGATCGGACGAAAGGCACCGATTTACGTCATGGAGGACGCGCCCTGGTCCGCGTTTCGCGACCGCGACAACCCGTACGGTTTCGTCGCCTTCGACGTCGACCCGGGCGAAGCCGGCGGAAACACGTCGATCAAGGCGACGTACTACGTGGTGACGGGGCCCTACGGGGCGACACGGGCGGTGGATCAGTTCACTTTGACCAAGCCACGCGGTTAG